Proteins from a genomic interval of Bifidobacterium longum subsp. infantis ATCC 15697 = JCM 1222 = DSM 20088:
- a CDS encoding ABC transporter ATP-binding protein produces the protein MPVISATNLSIGYKGSPIVSNINLRLSTGRIICLLGANGAGKTTLMKTLLGRIKPVSGEVTYTGTNINEMSAAIDHPSFFPYLSGRENVEVVSAFWGLDVDPEAALDGVGINRAVYGRKAKDYSTGMKERLELCLALVPHPRFLFLDEPQNGLDPDGIASLSETLRAYRDKGNCVVISTHLLHEIQGVPDECIMIRHGRAVQVTDLTGVNLADLYQGR, from the coding sequence ATGCCAGTTATATCGGCTACGAATCTCTCGATCGGGTACAAGGGTTCCCCAATCGTCAGCAACATTAACCTGCGGTTGAGCACGGGTAGGATCATCTGTCTGCTTGGGGCAAACGGCGCGGGCAAAACCACGTTGATGAAGACGCTACTCGGACGGATAAAGCCCGTGAGCGGAGAGGTCACGTACACAGGGACGAATATCAATGAGATGTCCGCGGCGATAGACCATCCCAGTTTCTTTCCTTACCTGAGTGGTAGAGAGAACGTCGAGGTGGTCTCCGCGTTCTGGGGTCTGGATGTGGACCCGGAGGCGGCGTTGGACGGTGTGGGCATCAATCGCGCGGTGTATGGGCGGAAGGCGAAGGACTACTCGACGGGCATGAAAGAGCGTCTGGAGCTGTGCCTCGCCCTTGTGCCGCATCCGAGGTTCCTGTTCCTCGACGAGCCGCAGAACGGTCTGGACCCCGATGGCATAGCCTCCTTGTCCGAAACGCTTCGCGCCTACCGGGACAAGGGGAACTGCGTCGTCATCTCCACGCATCTGCTTCATGAGATCCAGGGCGTCCCGGACGAGTGCATCATGATTCGTCACGGCCGGGCCGTGCAGGTCACGGATCTGACCGGGGTGAACCTCGCGGATCTGTATCAGGGGAGGTAG
- a CDS encoding IS110 family transposase: MMTPDDIDVWVGLDVGKSAHHAHALDHDGNTLYDKPLKQDEKAIRTMLGKLSKHGRVLLVVDQPNTIGSLPLTVARNMGIAVAYLPGTAMRRTAQLLPGDAKTDRRDAHVIAWAALKLPETLRDAGPDDETLAALKLLAGHDEDLAHESTRHVNRLRSLLLQTHPAFERALKGERITRDATLALLERYGGPMGVKRAGIEDVKDWAKSNGLRAGRIIDDMFKAIGEQTVTVPGTLMAETIIPSIAHDIKTIRDRRREVGRQVEKLLEDHPLLTVLTSMPGIGVRTASNILLGIGGDIANFKSSAHLAAYAGISPVTGQSGTSIKGERPSRRGNKRLKNALWQTAFVASTKHPPSVAYYKRKREQGKHHNAAIICLARRRCDVIYSMLKNGTLYQEPALVA, from the coding sequence ATGATGACCCCGGACGACATCGACGTGTGGGTCGGCCTGGACGTGGGCAAGAGCGCGCACCACGCGCACGCCCTCGACCATGACGGGAACACCCTGTACGACAAGCCGTTGAAACAGGACGAGAAGGCCATCCGCACGATGCTGGGCAAGCTCTCCAAGCATGGCCGTGTGCTGCTGGTCGTGGACCAGCCCAACACCATCGGCTCCCTGCCCCTGACGGTGGCGCGGAACATGGGGATCGCGGTTGCCTACCTTCCCGGCACGGCCATGCGCAGGACCGCGCAGCTGCTGCCCGGGGACGCGAAGACCGACCGCAGGGACGCGCATGTGATCGCGTGGGCCGCGCTCAAGCTGCCCGAGACGCTCAGGGACGCGGGCCCGGATGACGAGACCCTCGCCGCCCTGAAGCTGCTCGCCGGCCACGACGAGGACCTCGCCCACGAATCCACCCGCCACGTCAACCGCCTGCGGAGCCTGCTGCTGCAGACCCACCCCGCGTTCGAACGCGCGCTCAAGGGCGAGAGAATCACGCGCGACGCGACGCTCGCGCTGCTCGAACGATACGGCGGGCCCATGGGCGTGAAACGGGCCGGGATCGAGGACGTGAAGGACTGGGCCAAGTCCAACGGGCTTCGCGCCGGCCGCATCATCGACGACATGTTCAAGGCGATCGGCGAGCAGACCGTCACCGTGCCCGGCACCCTCATGGCCGAGACCATCATCCCCTCCATCGCCCACGACATCAAGACGATCAGGGACCGGCGGCGCGAGGTCGGCCGCCAGGTCGAGAAGCTCCTGGAGGACCACCCTCTTCTCACGGTCCTGACGTCGATGCCCGGGATAGGCGTCAGGACCGCAAGCAACATCCTGCTCGGCATCGGCGGCGACATCGCCAACTTCAAATCGTCCGCCCATCTGGCCGCCTACGCGGGCATATCGCCCGTCACCGGCCAATCCGGCACCAGCATCAAAGGCGAACGGCCCTCCAGGCGGGGCAACAAACGCCTCAAGAACGCGCTGTGGCAGACCGCGTTCGTCGCATCCACCAAACACCCGCCCTCCGTGGCCTATTACAAGCGCAAACGCGAACAGGGCAAACACCACAACGCCGCCATCATCTGCCTCGCGCGTCGGCGCTGCGACGTGATCTACAGCATGCTCAAAAACGGAACCCTCTACCAGGAACCAGCCCTCGTAGCCTGA
- a CDS encoding response regulator transcription factor, which yields MIRIMLVDDQRFARLGFQLMLDDASDIVVTAQSADGRSAIETLEQLAVQHRPLPNVILMDVRMPGMDGIEATRRITRRWPTISILILTTYDEDDYAFGGLDAGASGFLLKDVTKHNLIDAVHAIANGDAILTPRITRQVLERGVPHPTSSQRQQEMRKAFDALTPRQREICALISEGLINEEIANQLTVEPASVKRAVTRILATLGLRNRTQIAIGWFKAGM from the coding sequence ATGATTCGTATAATGCTCGTAGACGACCAGCGTTTCGCGCGACTTGGCTTCCAACTCATGCTTGACGATGCTTCCGACATCGTCGTCACTGCCCAGTCCGCTGACGGCCGATCCGCCATCGAGACGCTCGAACAGCTCGCCGTTCAGCATCGTCCATTGCCGAATGTAATCCTCATGGATGTGCGGATGCCCGGTATGGACGGCATCGAAGCCACTCGCCGCATCACCAGACGCTGGCCCACCATCAGCATTCTCATCCTTACCACGTACGACGAGGACGATTACGCCTTTGGCGGTCTCGACGCCGGAGCCAGCGGCTTCCTGCTCAAGGACGTCACCAAGCACAACCTCATCGACGCGGTTCACGCCATCGCCAACGGTGACGCAATACTCACCCCACGAATCACCAGACAAGTGCTTGAACGAGGCGTTCCGCATCCCACCAGCAGCCAGCGCCAGCAAGAAATGCGCAAAGCTTTCGACGCACTCACCCCTCGCCAGCGTGAAATCTGCGCACTCATCTCCGAAGGGCTCATCAACGAGGAAATCGCCAATCAACTCACCGTCGAACCTGCCTCCGTCAAACGTGCCGTGACCCGTATCCTCGCAACTTTGGGCCTGCGCAATCGCACTCAAATCGCCATCGGCTGGTTCAAAGCAGGCATGTAG
- a CDS encoding sensor histidine kinase, with product MGAMKPQSAQANKVTVLAVPLVIAVVECAAMLWEHAIGAPADTMYTFAKDPLGLALLLAMTIASSAILLVRYWLPAVALALEAVLLIVASYWRLDSIVMIQTLVACYAFARTARGRGLCVGGIGMMLSMTASAIMVHPDVLATEWVSRVVTLAAVGGGALAVRGRQQAKEAEHKAAEECRRAAELAFQRDAAIRRSRIAGQLHDSVGQDLTVIIALSEGLAGKTDDPRVEDALHGINEIARESLGDTRKAVRALTEFDGAANGDDTHTQESDQHSWDDIRPILAHARRLGIVTVFTETGTRADDEAQADLCFDVTREAITNAIRHGQNVVHISIAWNHSENGTVAVIIRNDGSPARKDARKDDGTGLVRLFHRVESASGIFEYGPNEDGEWVVEATIPSNGVNEKDHTA from the coding sequence ATGGGAGCCATGAAACCGCAATCCGCGCAGGCCAATAAGGTCACGGTCCTGGCCGTGCCACTGGTCATCGCCGTGGTCGAATGTGCAGCGATGCTGTGGGAGCATGCGATCGGAGCGCCGGCCGACACCATGTATACGTTTGCCAAAGATCCGCTGGGATTGGCTCTGCTGCTGGCGATGACCATAGCCAGCAGTGCGATACTGCTTGTCCGTTACTGGCTGCCAGCCGTTGCCTTGGCGCTTGAAGCGGTATTGTTAATAGTTGCCTCGTACTGGCGGTTGGACTCAATCGTGATGATTCAGACGCTCGTCGCCTGCTATGCGTTCGCCCGGACAGCGAGGGGGCGCGGGCTGTGCGTTGGAGGCATCGGCATGATGCTGTCGATGACCGCGTCGGCCATCATGGTGCATCCGGACGTTCTCGCGACCGAATGGGTGAGTCGAGTGGTAACGTTGGCAGCCGTGGGAGGCGGCGCGCTTGCAGTACGTGGCAGGCAACAGGCCAAGGAAGCCGAACACAAAGCTGCCGAGGAATGCCGGCGGGCAGCCGAGCTGGCCTTCCAACGCGATGCCGCAATACGCCGTTCGCGCATAGCCGGTCAACTGCACGACAGTGTGGGCCAGGATCTGACCGTAATCATCGCACTGTCTGAGGGTCTGGCCGGCAAAACCGATGACCCACGCGTGGAGGATGCGCTGCACGGCATCAACGAAATCGCACGAGAGAGTCTGGGCGACACGCGCAAAGCCGTCCGCGCACTGACCGAGTTCGATGGAGCGGCGAACGGTGACGATACGCACACCCAAGAATCAGACCAGCATTCATGGGATGACATTCGGCCGATTCTCGCGCACGCACGCCGGCTGGGCATCGTCACGGTGTTCACCGAGACTGGTACGCGCGCCGATGACGAAGCTCAGGCTGATTTGTGTTTCGATGTGACTCGCGAAGCCATCACCAACGCCATACGTCACGGACAGAACGTGGTGCATATCAGCATCGCCTGGAACCACAGCGAGAACGGCACCGTCGCCGTGATTATCCGCAATGACGGCAGTCCCGCGCGCAAGGACGCGCGCAAGGATGACGGTACTGGGCTCGTCCGTCTATTCCACCGCGTCGAATCGGCAAGCGGCATCTTCGAATACGGTCCAAACGAAGACGGCGAATGGGTCGTCGAGGCGACCATCCCGTCCAACGGAGTGAACGAAAAGGACCACACCGCATGA
- a CDS encoding FtsX-like permease family protein: MARYVLRVFRDNVTGWVPTILVVAVVTTLVGICMNQFVWTSSPSFTLAARQAGLDPAEFGMVSVTIYVVVSFLAFFSLTVVGSATVNRIHSTFAQWRLMGASPSQVLASMWMLVGVASLFGSLIGSLAAVPASLLAVPEFNAMAAESFADGFGSFAPPAFTPSMAAWLGSLLLGVATCMLGASIPSLRAAKIRPIEVIRGTGAIGIRHGWRSWAHWALGLIVMAAALALAFSGMGTPRALAFGQEAGQTFNSALWAGIIASFGMYILVSMLIPILLGIGRVVCRLCGSATGVLAARSAEAKAASNTNTIAPLALAMGLSVTLLTCARSYGRILALGGHPKSLNYADSLLLITMLCIVSLATSMAVIALSNRSMVADQALLRSIGLSPRRVIRMYLWQSLQLAAGAVILSLIPVAVSASVFAARSAALVGIPVAEIPWPGVIGMGTACWLALFLIQFTQIRPALHRSVADTIRTC, translated from the coding sequence GTGGCTAGGTATGTGCTGCGTGTGTTCCGCGACAATGTCACGGGATGGGTACCCACGATTCTGGTGGTCGCAGTGGTGACCACGCTGGTGGGCATATGCATGAACCAATTCGTGTGGACCTCGTCTCCGTCGTTCACATTGGCCGCGCGGCAGGCGGGTCTTGATCCGGCCGAGTTCGGCATGGTGTCGGTCACGATCTATGTGGTGGTGTCATTTCTCGCGTTCTTCTCGTTGACGGTGGTCGGCTCGGCCACGGTCAACCGTATTCACAGCACGTTCGCGCAATGGCGGCTTATGGGCGCCAGCCCGAGTCAGGTGCTTGCCAGCATGTGGATGCTCGTGGGTGTGGCGAGCCTGTTCGGTTCCCTGATCGGCTCTCTGGCTGCAGTGCCGGCCAGCCTGCTGGCGGTTCCCGAGTTCAACGCCATGGCTGCGGAAAGCTTCGCCGATGGATTCGGCTCGTTCGCACCTCCTGCGTTCACGCCGTCGATGGCCGCGTGGCTCGGATCCCTGCTGTTGGGTGTGGCCACGTGCATGTTGGGCGCGTCCATCCCCTCGCTGCGCGCAGCGAAGATCCGTCCCATCGAGGTGATTCGCGGCACGGGAGCCATCGGGATACGGCACGGTTGGCGGTCTTGGGCGCACTGGGCACTTGGTTTGATTGTCATGGCGGCGGCGCTGGCATTGGCGTTCTCCGGCATGGGCACGCCACGGGCGCTCGCGTTCGGCCAGGAGGCGGGGCAGACATTCAACAGCGCGCTGTGGGCCGGCATCATCGCCTCGTTCGGCATGTACATCCTTGTCAGCATGCTGATTCCGATTCTGTTGGGCATCGGACGTGTCGTGTGTCGCCTGTGCGGGTCCGCGACCGGCGTGCTCGCCGCCCGTTCCGCCGAGGCGAAGGCCGCCAGCAACACGAACACGATTGCCCCGCTCGCCCTTGCCATGGGACTGTCGGTCACCCTGCTGACCTGCGCGCGATCCTATGGCCGGATACTCGCCTTGGGCGGCCATCCGAAGAGCCTGAACTACGCGGACTCGCTGCTGCTCATAACGATGCTGTGCATCGTGTCCCTGGCCACCAGCATGGCGGTCATCGCCCTGTCGAACCGCAGCATGGTCGCCGACCAGGCATTGCTGCGCAGCATCGGCCTGTCCCCACGTCGTGTGATCCGCATGTATCTCTGGCAGAGCCTGCAGCTGGCCGCCGGCGCGGTCATTCTCTCGCTCATCCCGGTCGCCGTCAGCGCAAGCGTTTTCGCCGCAAGATCCGCGGCGCTCGTCGGCATCCCCGTGGCCGAAATCCCATGGCCGGGCGTAATCGGCATGGGCACGGCCTGCTGGCTGGCATTGTTCCTCATCCAGTTCACGCAGATTCGCCCCGCGCTACACCGCAGCGTGGCCGACACGATACGCACATGCTGA
- a CDS encoding ABC transporter ATP-binding protein, whose protein sequence is MPLARRLRKTASTFTTGGYLMTWQNAGTPIQALGLVKRTGFDARTASRPANTQTVLNNVSLDIDGAGLTAIVGPSGAGKTSLLYVLSGLDRPDSGRVTIGGTDVYALNEERRSRFIRGHIGFVFQQYNLVPYLTVEENVMLPLSLAHRKADYVQVTQLLSRFGLRQRAKTTVSALSGGEQQRVALCRALLMRPAVVFADEPTGALDTANSELVLQVLRELADAGSSVVMVTHDTDAAALADHVIFLRDGQVTHIAGRLTAEQIADGIRRTFVPAGSPPLVAAARSVGPMMVNAQPIQSVQPGRPVQRVAYPQQRKEAHRG, encoded by the coding sequence ATGCCCCTGGCGCGAAGGTTGAGAAAAACGGCGTCAACTTTCACGACAGGGGGCTACCTCATGACTTGGCAAAATGCCGGCACACCGATTCAGGCGCTCGGACTGGTGAAACGGACAGGGTTCGATGCTCGAACCGCCTCCCGACCCGCAAACACGCAGACTGTTCTCAATAATGTTTCGTTGGATATCGATGGAGCGGGCTTGACGGCGATCGTCGGTCCGTCCGGCGCAGGCAAGACCTCGCTGCTGTATGTGCTGTCCGGATTGGACAGGCCCGATTCCGGGCGGGTGACCATCGGCGGTACCGACGTCTACGCACTGAATGAGGAACGGCGTTCGCGGTTCATTCGCGGGCATATCGGTTTCGTGTTCCAGCAATACAATCTCGTGCCGTATCTGACGGTCGAGGAGAACGTGATGTTGCCGCTCTCGCTCGCCCATCGCAAGGCCGACTACGTGCAGGTCACGCAGCTGCTGTCCCGGTTCGGTCTTCGCCAGAGGGCGAAGACGACGGTAAGCGCCCTGTCCGGTGGCGAACAGCAGCGCGTCGCCCTGTGCCGTGCGCTGCTCATGCGTCCGGCGGTGGTGTTCGCCGACGAGCCGACCGGCGCGCTCGACACCGCGAACAGCGAGCTTGTGCTGCAGGTGCTGCGCGAGCTGGCGGATGCGGGCTCCAGCGTGGTCATGGTCACGCATGACACGGATGCCGCCGCTTTGGCCGACCACGTGATCTTCCTGCGCGACGGTCAGGTCACCCACATCGCTGGCAGACTCACCGCCGAGCAGATTGCCGATGGCATACGCCGCACTTTCGTACCGGCCGGGTCGCCGCCGTTGGTTGCGGCGGCGCGGTCTGTCGGCCCGATGATGGTGAACGCCCAGCCTATCCAATCCGTCCAACCGGGCCGACCGGTCCAGCGCGTGGCGTATCCGCAGCAGCGGAAGGAGGCTCATCGTGGCTAG
- a CDS encoding DUF2089 family protein — protein sequence MDTTMIPPWMSNLDDEDMTFIKRFLLASGSMKEVAAQYDVSYPTVRLRLDRLIQKIKLGEQIENEPYIALIKRLAVDDKLDFDTAKILISEYRKQLKQGE from the coding sequence ATGGATACGACGATGATCCCGCCGTGGATGTCGAACCTCGATGACGAGGATATGACGTTCATCAAACGGTTTCTGCTCGCATCAGGCTCCATGAAGGAGGTCGCCGCGCAGTACGACGTCTCCTACCCCACCGTTCGGCTTCGGCTCGACCGGCTCATCCAGAAAATCAAGTTGGGCGAGCAGATCGAGAACGAGCCGTATATCGCGCTCATCAAACGGCTCGCGGTCGACGACAAGCTCGACTTCGACACCGCCAAAATCCTCATCAGCGAATATCGCAAGCAGCTCAAGCAAGGAGAGTAA
- a CDS encoding MerR family DNA-binding transcriptional regulator — protein sequence MNENDNTANAVNGSGAFDVEGNPLDTGRLWPIDQAALISGVTTRTLRYCDETGLVKTARTRAAQNQTATVMNAMPLSGSFGAIRSALVGDPRFADPCGEALYGSKACADFVNEAKNIHARQIAERFAAEQDVRNQPK from the coding sequence ATGAACGAGAACGACAACACGGCGAACGCCGTCAACGGTTCCGGCGCGTTCGATGTGGAGGGCAATCCGCTGGATACGGGCCGGTTGTGGCCCATTGATCAGGCGGCATTGATCAGCGGCGTGACGACGCGCACGTTGCGCTACTGCGACGAGACCGGTCTGGTCAAGACCGCCCGCACCCGGGCGGCACAGAATCAAACCGCGACCGTGATGAACGCCATGCCGCTGTCCGGCTCGTTCGGGGCCATTCGCTCCGCGCTGGTCGGCGATCCGCGTTTCGCCGACCCGTGTGGTGAGGCGCTCTACGGCAGCAAGGCATGCGCCGACTTCGTCAACGAAGCCAAGAACATCCACGCACGGCAAATCGCCGAACGGTTCGCGGCGGAACAGGATGTACGGAATCAGCCGAAATGA
- a CDS encoding carbon-nitrogen hydrolase family protein, which translates to MSEPREGIRTCALRGAAWSSCRRRASVPNIDAEPSKPFLWKIRVQAMQNQVAIVMCNRVGKEGDVTFAGQSVVVDPYGNVVSKADDQEQLIIADIDLTQTAAARKQRPFLELRRPEWYA; encoded by the coding sequence TTGAGTGAACCCCGTGAAGGCATCCGCACATGCGCGTTGCGCGGCGCCGCCTGGTCATCGTGCCGACGGCGAGCATCGGTTCCGAACATTGACGCCGAACCGTCGAAGCCGTTCCTGTGGAAAATCCGTGTCCAGGCCATGCAGAACCAGGTGGCCATCGTCATGTGCAACCGGGTCGGCAAGGAAGGCGATGTGACGTTCGCCGGCCAATCGGTGGTGGTGGACCCGTACGGCAACGTCGTCAGCAAGGCCGACGACCAAGAACAGTTGATTATCGCCGACATCGATCTCACACAGACCGCAGCAGCGCGCAAACAGCGGCCATTCCTGGAACTGCGACGACCCGAATGGTACGCCTGA
- a CDS encoding NUDIX hydrolase, which produces MMATNRTLLEQARELQALAQTGLMYCKDPFDRERYERIRAMAVDMLSTQVDAPAGQVSRLLSAGYPTPKLDTRAAIFDEEGRILMTHENSGEWSLPGGWVDENQSIRSNAVKEVKEETGLDVRGERLIAVQDCANHNALTYPYGVLKFFVLCSRAGGWFSANIETTEIRYFEEDRLPRLSETRNTAEQIAMCFAAHRDPDWMTLFE; this is translated from the coding sequence ATGATGGCCACGAACCGCACGTTACTGGAACAGGCCCGAGAATTGCAGGCGCTGGCCCAGACCGGACTGATGTACTGCAAGGATCCCTTCGACCGGGAGCGCTACGAGCGTATCCGCGCGATGGCGGTCGACATGCTCTCCACGCAGGTTGATGCGCCGGCCGGACAGGTGAGTCGACTGCTCAGCGCCGGATATCCGACGCCGAAACTCGACACTCGTGCGGCCATCTTCGATGAGGAAGGCAGGATCCTCATGACGCATGAGAACAGCGGGGAATGGTCACTGCCCGGAGGCTGGGTCGACGAGAACCAGTCCATTCGGTCCAACGCCGTCAAGGAGGTCAAGGAGGAGACTGGGCTCGATGTGAGGGGCGAGCGACTCATCGCGGTGCAGGACTGCGCCAATCACAACGCGCTGACCTATCCGTACGGGGTGCTCAAGTTCTTCGTATTGTGCAGCCGCGCCGGCGGTTGGTTCTCGGCCAACATCGAAACGACGGAAATCCGCTACTTCGAGGAAGACCGGTTGCCGCGGCTTTCGGAAACAAGAAACACCGCGGAACAAATCGCCATGTGTTTTGCGGCCCACCGCGATCCCGACTGGATGACGCTATTTGAGTGA
- the yidC gene encoding membrane protein insertase YidC — translation MPHSLGIAIMCLVLIIRICLLPLFFSQMRATQRMQVLQPQIQRIQRKYAARKDPRSKEAMQREIMALQQRHNANPLGSCLLSLIQAPILCSLFYTLQSLPASAAGNAEPLSGIDRVMAGDIESSSIFGVRIADSFGTVVSPQSHVVIGVAVALMCLMLFAMQWLLIHRNTPKDAMDSPQFRTQKLTAFVFPAIYVVSGGTLPFGVLLYWLTNNLWNFGQTLCQLRWFPAPGSEAGERKAERDHERENRRRAASGLPSLEEERAAAAREEAHVRREREKSVASRNRRQRKNVQLAKR, via the coding sequence GTGCCGCACAGCTTAGGCATCGCGATTATGTGCCTCGTGCTCATCATCCGTATCTGTCTATTGCCTCTCTTCTTCTCCCAAATGCGCGCGACGCAGCGTATGCAGGTGCTCCAACCGCAAATCCAACGTATCCAACGCAAGTACGCCGCGCGTAAGGATCCGCGTTCCAAAGAAGCCATGCAACGTGAAATTATGGCTTTGCAGCAGCGGCATAACGCCAATCCGCTCGGTTCATGCCTGCTTTCGCTGATTCAGGCGCCGATTCTGTGCTCGCTGTTCTACACGCTGCAATCCCTGCCCGCAAGCGCCGCCGGGAATGCGGAACCGTTGAGCGGCATCGACCGCGTCATGGCGGGCGACATCGAATCATCGTCCATATTCGGCGTGCGCATCGCCGACTCGTTCGGCACGGTCGTCTCGCCGCAGTCGCACGTCGTCATCGGCGTGGCCGTGGCGTTGATGTGTCTGATGTTGTTCGCGATGCAGTGGCTGCTCATCCATCGCAATACGCCGAAGGACGCCATGGATTCACCGCAGTTCCGCACGCAGAAGCTGACCGCGTTTGTGTTCCCGGCCATCTACGTGGTGTCGGGCGGCACCTTGCCGTTCGGCGTGCTGCTGTACTGGCTGACCAATAACCTGTGGAACTTCGGCCAGACGCTCTGCCAACTGCGATGGTTTCCGGCGCCCGGATCCGAGGCGGGGGAGCGCAAGGCCGAACGCGACCATGAGCGGGAGAACCGGCGCCGCGCCGCCTCCGGATTGCCGTCTTTGGAAGAAGAGCGCGCGGCGGCCGCGCGTGAGGAGGCCCACGTGCGCCGCGAGCGTGAAAAGTCGGTCGCCAGCCGCAATCGCAGACAGCGCAAGAACGTGCAGCTCGCCAAGCGTTGA
- a CDS encoding MFS transporter — MLASGFVALAIWPREESSKDMERTKMTLKDLAVSFHFPKFSTSRDFYKAFGCRVCMLLSYQMISVYQLYIVEDYVHQTKTEAAGTIATMSITTMVVSLTASLISGPISDKMHTRKVPVIIASLLFAIGTAMPWIMPSVTGMYLYAGIAGFGYGVYSAIDQALNVDVLPNKEEAGKDLGILNLATTLGQAVGPTITSTVKTATGALRLHSPSPSSWPCAPPCSCCAFRR; from the coding sequence ATGCTGGCTTCCGGATTCGTAGCGCTTGCCATCTGGCCGCGCGAGGAATCCTCAAAGGACATGGAACGCACCAAGATGACGCTCAAGGATCTCGCTGTCTCCTTCCACTTCCCGAAGTTCTCCACCTCGCGCGACTTCTACAAGGCGTTCGGCTGCCGAGTGTGCATGTTGCTCAGCTACCAGATGATCTCCGTGTACCAACTCTACATCGTCGAGGATTACGTGCACCAGACCAAGACCGAGGCTGCCGGCACCATCGCCACCATGTCCATCACCACCATGGTCGTTTCCCTGACCGCTTCGCTGATCTCCGGCCCGATCTCCGACAAGATGCACACGCGCAAGGTACCAGTCATCATCGCCTCGCTGCTGTTCGCGATTGGCACCGCGATGCCGTGGATCATGCCGAGCGTCACGGGCATGTACCTGTATGCGGGCATCGCCGGCTTCGGCTACGGCGTGTACTCAGCCATCGACCAAGCGCTCAACGTCGACGTGCTGCCGAACAAGGAAGAGGCCGGTAAGGACCTCGGCATCCTCAACCTGGCCACCACGCTCGGCCAGGCGGTGGGCCCCACCATCACCTCGACGGTAAAGACCGCGACCGGAGCTTTACGCCTGCATTCGCCATCTCCATCATCATGGCCGTGTGCGCCGCCGTGTTCGTGCTGCGCATTCAGAAGGTGA